The Pedococcus dokdonensis region CGCGTGGACACCGGGCAACGGTGACTGCACGGCCGCTCGGTCGACCAGCGCCCTGGGTGGCCCGGCGCCCTACTGGAGCACCTGGACGTTCGACGAGGTCGGCAACCGCAAGACCGAGACCTCGCGCGCCCCGGGTGTCTCCGACCAGGTGACGAGCTACGACTACCCGGCCGCGGACTCGCCGCAGCCGCACTTCGCAACCAAGGCGACCACGACGGTCAACGGCGCGACCACGGCGGTCCGCACGTTCGCCCCGGACCTGGCCGGCAACACCTCGACCCGCACCGTCGGTGCGACCTCGCAGTCGCTGAGCTGGGACGCGGAGGGCCACCTGTCCAAGGTCACGTCGGGCTCGACCGTGCTGGCCGAGCACGTCTACGACGCGGAGGGCAACCGGCTGGTCCGGCGTGAGCCGGGGAAGACGACGCTGTACGTCAACGGCACGGAGGTCACCTACACGGCTGCGACCGCCGTGGTCACTGCGACGCGCTACTACAGCTTCAACGGTGCAACCGTGGCGGTGCGCACCGGCGCGAACTCGGCTGACGTCTCGACCCTCGCGTCCGACCCACACGGCACGGCGGAGCAGTCGGTGGCCAACACCACCGGGGCACTGACGACGCGCCGCCTGTCGCCGTACGGCGAGACGCGTGGCTCGCCACCGGTCTGGCCGGGCCAGCGTGGATTCGTCGGCGGCACCGTCGACGGCGCGACGGGTCTCACCCACCTCGGCGCGCGCGAGTACGACGCCGACCTGGGCAAGTTCATCAGCGTCGACCCGCTGGTGGACCCCGGCGACCCGCTGCAGATGAACGCCTACGGGTACGGCAACAACAACCCGGTCACCAACAGCGACCCCACCGGCCTGATGTCCGTGCAGGGCGGTGGCGGTGGCGGAGGATGCTGCTACGCAGCTCCCAAGCCGCCGCCGGCCCCCAAGCCGCCGGCACCCAAGAGCAAGGGTGGTGGTGGCTTCGGCGGCTTCCTCAAGGCCGCCAGCGTGGTCGTCTCCCCGGGACTGGCTGCCGCCCACTTCTGTGGCTGCGTCAAGACCGTGGCCAAGACCCTCGCGCGAGCAGGGATCGAGCTGGCCGGGCCGAACAGTCAGCAGGCCAAGGCCAACCTCGGCGCGGGCATGATCCGTGGGGCAGCGGACACGGTGGTCTTCCTGGGCACGAACCGCAACGCGTACGGCGACTACGCCATGTCGTCGTACAGCCACTGGGCCGACGGGGTCGAGACCAGAGCCGGGATCGACACCAACTCCGGTACCCACCAGGTCGGCGTCGTCATCGGGATCCCTGTCCCCGGCCCGGGCGCAGCCGTCTCCACGGCTGCGAAGATCACGGCCAAGGTTGTCGCGAAGGCCGCAGCCAAGTCCGCCGCCCAGACCCTGATCAAGCGGGAGAGCGTCGCCGCTGCGGAGACGTTGGCCAAGCAGGTTCCCGCGTACGCGGGCGGCAAGACCTCGGGAACCCTTGTCCGCGCCAGTGGCACCGAGGAAGCGTTGATCAGTGGATGGCACCCGCCAGCTGCGGCCATGCCCAAGGGGACGCCGGGGATGAACATCGTGACCAAGTCGCACGTTGAGGCGCATGCCGCATCCATCATGCGCAACGAACGGCTGACCGAGGCTACGCTCTGGATCAACCGCTCCCCGTGCGGCAGCGTCAACGGTTGTGGAAACCTGTTGCCGCGCATGGTGCCGAACGGTGCGACGTTGACGATCAACGTCGTACCTGATGGCTCGGCTGGAGCCATCGCCGAGACCCTGACCATCAGAGGAGTTGGATAGTTGATCGCCCGCTACCTGGACCCGGACACCGACTCGGTGCAGGAGGTGGAGCTCGCGGACGTCTCGGCAGTCGACAGTCTTCTCGGCTTGGTGACCGAGTTGGGCGGACAGCGAGGCACACCAGCCGTCGAGCTCAGCCACCCGAGCGGGGCTACCCTCGTCATCGGCCAAGCTGGTGCTCTGAGCGTGCTGATGTTCACGGACGCCTTGGGTACGTCGTCGCACTCCGTGGGCAGTGCGAGCCACAGGGCAGGTGAATCCCTGGTGATCGACTACCTGGGCAGCTACACCGAGATACCGATCGAGTACTTCGTGGAGCGCGAGGTCGGAAGGGCTGGTGCGATCGAGTTCCTGACAGCGGGTACGCCGTTCGCCCCTGACCTCACCCTGGAACCGGACTGAGCCCCTGACCAGTGCTGCCATCCACTGCGTGAAACGGGCGCTCCAAACCCTTGATTCAACAGTTTGTTGAAGAGTATCGTGCTCAGGAACCAACGACAGGGCCGTCGTTCGGCATGGATAACCGGCGGACCCACTCCTGTCCCCAACCATGCCCCCGGGTGATGCTGCCTGGGGGATGATGGTCCCCACACGGGGCGACGGGAGTTGCGCGATGGTGTCAGACAGCACGCAGGCTGTGGTTGAGCACAGCATCACGGTCAACGGCGCGACGCGTGCCCTCGACGGCACCGACCCGAGCACCACGACCCTCGACTGGCTGCGCTCGCAGGGACTGACCGGTGCCAAGGAGGGCTGCGCCGAGGGGGAGTGCGGCGCCTGCTCGATCATGGTCGCGCGTCCCACCGAGGGTGCCGGCACGCAGTGGACTGCGATCAACGCCTGCCTCGTGCCCGCCGCCGCGCTCGATGGCCAGGAGGTGGTCACCTCCGAGGGCCTCGGGCGGCCCGACGCGCTCCACCCGGTGCAGCACGAGATGGCGGTCCGCGGAGGGTCCCAGTGCGGCTACTGCACGCCGGGCTTCATCTGCAGCATGGCCGCCGAGTACTACCGCGAGGGGCGCTGCAGCAAGCCCGGCGCCGCACCCGACCCGGAACAGAACGGTCACGAGCCCGCGGCCACCGCCAACGACCCGGGCAACGCACCCGACCACGAGCACGGTCCCAACGGCTTCGACCTGCATGCCCTGTCGGGAAACCTCTGCCGTTGCACGGGCTACCGCCCCATCCGCGACGCCGCCTACGCGCTGGGTGAGCCTGCCGAGGACGACCCGTATGCCGCGCGGCTGGCTGCCGCGCCACCAGCGGCGCGCGCGACGCGGATCGACGGCACCACCGGCACGTACGCACGTCCCGGCGACCTCACCGAGGCGCTAGCCCTGCTGGCCGAGCACCCCGACGCCGTGCTCGTCGCAGGGTCGACGGACTGGGGTGTGGAGGTCAACATCCGCGGCGTCCGCACGCCATTCGCGATCGGCATCGACCGACTGCCCGAGCTCCGAACCCTCGACGTCGGTGACGACGTCGTCGAGATCGGCGCGGCGCTCAGCCTGAGCGAGGTCGAGCGCGCACTGGCCGGCCGGATCCCGCTGCTGGACAAGATGTTCCCGCAGTTCGCCTCCCGGCTGATCCGCAACGGCGCGACCATCGGCGGCAACCTCGGCACGGGCTCGCCGATCGGCGACACGCCGCCGGCGCTGCTCGCGCTGGAGGCGGTCGTCGTCCTCGCCTCGGCCGACGGTGACCGCGAGGTACCCCTCGCCGACTACTTCACCGGCTACCGCCAGACCGTCAAGCGCGAGGGTGAGCTGATCCGTGCCGTGCGAATCCCGTTGCCGCTCAGCGAGTTGACGGCGTTCCACAAGATCGCCAAGCGGCGTTTCGATGACATCTCCAGCGTGGCCGTCGGCTTCGCGCTCGACGTGCGCGAGGGCGTCGTCAGCAAGGCCAGGATCGGCCTCGGCGGCGTGGCGGCCACCCCGATCCGCGCCTTGGCCACCGAAGCAGCTCTCGAAGGCCGGCCGTGGAGCGCCGAGGTCGTCCGGGAGGCCGCTGCGGTGATGCGCGCCGAAGGCACGCCGCTGGACGACCACCGTGCCAGCGCGGCATACCGCACCGCGACGCTCGGCACCGCGCTGCTGAAGCTCTACGCCGAGACAGCAACCGCACAGGAGGTCGGAGCATGAGCGCCCTGTCCGAGCGTCCCGCCAATCCCGTTGTCGGGCAAGAGATCCCGCATGAGGCCGCGTCGCTGCACGTGACCGGGGACGCCCTCTACACCGACGACCTCGCGGTCCGGACCCACGGCATCCTCCACGCCCACCCCGTGCAGGCGCCCCACGCCCACGCCCGCATCACGCGGCTCGACACCGCGCCGGCGCTGGAGGTGCCCGGTGTCGTCCGGGTGCTCACGGCCGACGACGTCCCGGGCGTCAACGACGCGGGCATCAAGCACGACGAGCCGCTCTTCCCGTCGGAGGTGATGTTCTTCGGCCACGCCGTGTGCTGGGTGCTCGGCGAGACCCTGGAGGCAGCCCGGCTGGGGGCGCTCGCGGTCGAGGTCGACTACGAGCCGCTGCCCTCGCTGGTGACCGTGCGCGAGGCGATCGAGGCCGAGAGCTTCCAGGGTGGCAAGCCGCACATGGAACGCGGTGACATCGAGGCCGGCTTCGCTGGTGCCGCGCACGTCTACAGCGGAGAGTTCGAGTTCGCGGGGCAGGAGCACTTCTACCTCGAGACGCACTGCTCCATCGCGCTGGTCGACGAGAACGGGCAGATCTTCGTCCAGAGCTCGACCCAGCACCCCACCGAGACGCAGGACATCGTGGCCCACGTGCTCGGGGTGCCCAGCCACGCCGTCACGGTCCAGTGCCTGCGGATGGGTGGCGGCTTCGGCGGCAAGGAGATGCAGCCGCACGGGTTCGCCGCGATCGCGGCCATCGGCGCCACCCTGACCGGCAGACCCGTGCGCCTGCGCCTGACCCGCACCCAGGACATGACCATGTCAGGCAAGCGGCACGGCTTCCACGCCCAGTGGCGGGTCGGCTTCGACGACAACGGGATGCTGCAGGCCCTCGACGCGACCCTCACCTCCGACGGCGGGTGGAGCCTCGACCTCTCGGAGCCGGTGCTGGCCCGCGCGCTGTGTCACATCGACAACGCCTACTGGATCCCGAACGTCCGGGTGAACGGCCGGATCGCCAAGACCCACAAGACCAGCCAGACCGCCTTCCGCGGATTCGGTGGTCCGCAGGGGATGCTGGTCATCGAGGACATCCTCGGACGGTGTGCCCCCCAGCTGGGCATCGACCCGATCGAGCTGCGGTCCCGCAACTTCTACGTCGACGGGCAGGACACCCCCTACGGGCAGCCGGTGCGGCACCCCGAACGAGCAGGCATCTGCTGGGACCAGGTGCTGACGTCCGGCGACGTGGCGGCACGCAAGGTCGCGATCGCGGCATACAACGCCTCTCACGAGCACTCCAAGCGCGCGCTGGCGATGACGCCGGTGAAGTTCGGGATCTCGTTCAACCTCACCGCCTTCAACCAGGCGGGTGCGCTCGTCCACGTCTACAAGGACGGCTCGGTGCTGATCACCCACGGTGGCACCGAGATGGGGCAGGGCCTGCACACCAAGATGCTCCAGGTCGCGGCCACAGCCCTCGGCGTTCCCCTGTCGACAGTGCGACTGGCCCCGACGAGGAC contains the following coding sequences:
- a CDS encoding xanthine dehydrogenase small subunit, whose amino-acid sequence is MVSDSTQAVVEHSITVNGATRALDGTDPSTTTLDWLRSQGLTGAKEGCAEGECGACSIMVARPTEGAGTQWTAINACLVPAAALDGQEVVTSEGLGRPDALHPVQHEMAVRGGSQCGYCTPGFICSMAAEYYREGRCSKPGAAPDPEQNGHEPAATANDPGNAPDHEHGPNGFDLHALSGNLCRCTGYRPIRDAAYALGEPAEDDPYAARLAAAPPAARATRIDGTTGTYARPGDLTEALALLAEHPDAVLVAGSTDWGVEVNIRGVRTPFAIGIDRLPELRTLDVGDDVVEIGAALSLSEVERALAGRIPLLDKMFPQFASRLIRNGATIGGNLGTGSPIGDTPPALLALEAVVVLASADGDREVPLADYFTGYRQTVKREGELIRAVRIPLPLSELTAFHKIAKRRFDDISSVAVGFALDVREGVVSKARIGLGGVAATPIRALATEAALEGRPWSAEVVREAAAVMRAEGTPLDDHRASAAYRTATLGTALLKLYAETATAQEVGA
- the xdhB gene encoding xanthine dehydrogenase molybdopterin binding subunit is translated as MSALSERPANPVVGQEIPHEAASLHVTGDALYTDDLAVRTHGILHAHPVQAPHAHARITRLDTAPALEVPGVVRVLTADDVPGVNDAGIKHDEPLFPSEVMFFGHAVCWVLGETLEAARLGALAVEVDYEPLPSLVTVREAIEAESFQGGKPHMERGDIEAGFAGAAHVYSGEFEFAGQEHFYLETHCSIALVDENGQIFVQSSTQHPTETQDIVAHVLGVPSHAVTVQCLRMGGGFGGKEMQPHGFAAIAAIGATLTGRPVRLRLTRTQDMTMSGKRHGFHAQWRVGFDDNGMLQALDATLTSDGGWSLDLSEPVLARALCHIDNAYWIPNVRVNGRIAKTHKTSQTAFRGFGGPQGMLVIEDILGRCAPQLGIDPIELRSRNFYVDGQDTPYGQPVRHPERAGICWDQVLTSGDVAARKVAIAAYNASHEHSKRALAMTPVKFGISFNLTAFNQAGALVHVYKDGSVLITHGGTEMGQGLHTKMLQVAATALGVPLSTVRLAPTRTDKVPNTSATAASSGADLNGGAVKNACDQIMERLREVAAKRLETSPGDVRFLDGRVSRGDGRGETIAWGDLVNQAYFQRIQLWAAGFYRTEGLHWDSSTMHGSPFKYFSYGVAASEVEVDGFTGAYRLRRVDIVHDVGDSLSPLVDLGQVEGAFVQGAGWLTLEDLRWDESDRPSRGRLATQAASTYKLPSFSEMPEEFNVALLERAHEDGAVYGSKAVGEPPLMLAFSVREALREAAAAFGPVGTSVDLASPATPEAVFWAVQEARGGAEPPHMTAMVEGAPGIVPDQPDADAAPLRPHSEQAAQPARAGT